The genomic DNA GTCACGCTCACGTTTCCCAAAACCGCCAAAACCCAGCACGACATCACGGTGCACTGGATGGACGGCGGCATTCAGCCCGAGCGCCCCGACGAGCTGGGGCCCAACGAGCTGTTTGGCGACGGCGGCAACGGCATCCTGTTCATCGGCGACAAAGGCAAGATGATGGCCAGCACCTACGCGGACAACCCGCGCCTGCTACCCCTCTCCCGCAACCAGGAAGTGCACGTGCCCCAGACCCTGGCCCGCGTGCCCGGCCAGGCCAACGGCCACTACGGCCAGTGGGTAGAAGCCTGCCTGGCTGGCCCCGGCAAAATGCCGGTCAGCTCGCCCTTTGAGCTGGCCGGCCCCCTCACCGAGGCCCTGCTGATGGCCAACCTCGCCGTTCGCGGCTATGATATTCAGCGCCCGCGCGCCACCGGCCCCGGCGGCAGCTTCGACTACCCCGGCCGCGGCGTGAAATTGCTCTGGGACAACCAGCAGATGCGCATCACCAACCTCGACGACGTGAACCGCTTCGTGAAACGCGACTACCGCCAGGGCTGGAAGCTGGGATAGAGAGTAATGGGTAATGGGTAAGTCCTGGACCAATAAGAACGTCATTAGTCATTAGCCCAGCTTACGCGGCCCGCACCACGCGGGCCGTCACCAGCAGCTGGCCCACGTGGCGGGTGGTGTGCTCGGCGGCGTGCATTAGCAGGCCGATTACGGTGCTGGGCAGCTGGGCGCGCCCTACCCCCCGCCACTCGGGCAACGTGGCTTCGGCGGTGTTTTGCAGCTGCATCAGGGCTTTATCTACTTGTTGATGAAAGGCTTGCACCAGCTTGGGCGCGGCGGCGGCGGGCGTGGGCGGCTGGCTCTCGGCGGCCAGGTAATCCAACTGGGTTTTGCTGAGGACCTCGCCGCGGGCATAGGTAAACGTGCGGTCGAGCACGCCCGTGAGGTGGCGCAGGTGGAAGCCCACCGAGGCCAGGCCCAGCGGCCGGGTCGCCAGGCGGTCGGCCGGAAAGCTGGCCATGAGCGCCGCTACTTCTTCGCGGGCTTGCAGCAGGGCGTGGGCCACCGGCTGAAGCAGCGGCGGCACGGCGGGCAGCGGGCCGCGCAGCCACACTTCGGGTAAGTTCTCAGCCATCGTAATAGTAAGCGGCTTGGGAAAGATTCAACGCCCTACCAGGCAGCTACTTATTTATCTCGCGGCGACAGGTCGGTTTCAGGCCGGCGGGGCGAGGTAAAGTAATAGCTGCGCGCCGGCCCGCCGTCGTCGGTCGCGTTGCGGATGGTGAGGCTTAAGTAGTCGCCGCGTACCCATTCCGACGCCCGAAACGGGTGGTTGAAGGCGCGACCATTGCGCTCGCTGTACTCATACAGCCGCAGGCGCACCAGCTGGTGCTGCTGATACAGCTCGGAGAGCAGCAGCTTGCCGCTGATATTATAGTAAAAAACCTTCGTTACGTCGGCCGTGTGGGTTTTGTGCTTGGTTATCTCTTTCTTCACAATCCGATAGTCGGAGGGCTTAGCTGACACCGTGCTTTGATGCCGGGGGGCGAGGCTTTTGGTGCGGCGGCTAATGCCGTGCAGGGCCAGAAACGAGCTGTGCGACCGCGCAATGCGCGAATCAACGAGCGTGCGCACTTGCTCGGCCCGCTGCCACAGCAGGTCATGCTCGGTTTGGTAGTCGGTGGGAGGCGCATCTTGGGCGTGGGTCGCCAAGGGGCTCGCCAGCAACCAACTCAGCAGCAGCAACAAACAATTTTTCATTAAACAGGAAGGGGGAAGAAAGCCCACCAACAGGCGGGCAAATATATGGGTGGCGACTTCGCTGCGGCTACCCCCAAAGCGCCCGTACCTTTGCGGGCGCGGCCCGGCCGCTGCTCTTTTGCTGCTTCGTAATGTCTGCTTCACTC from Hymenobacter psoromatis includes the following:
- a CDS encoding metal-dependent hydrolase, giving the protein MAENLPEVWLRGPLPAVPPLLQPVAHALLQAREEVAALMASFPADRLATRPLGLASVGFHLRHLTGVLDRTFTYARGEVLSKTQLDYLAAESQPPTPAAAAPKLVQAFHQQVDKALMQLQNTAEATLPEWRGVGRAQLPSTVIGLLMHAAEHTTRHVGQLLVTARVVRAA